CCTCCAGCAGAAGGGCGCGCTGAAGGCGAAACAGCGGGCGTAAGCGGGGAGTGGGGTCGGGGGATTGCTCCCCGACTCGCCCCGATCCCAGAAAAGCCGGAGCGTCCTGCCCCGGCTTTTTCTGTATCCCTGTTCAGCGGAACCGGAGGTCTCCCCCACCCACGTCCTACTCCCTAGCCGCGCGTGATGCGGTCCACCTCGGCGCGTTCGTCGGCGCTCAGGGTCCAGCTGGCGGCGGCGACGTTCTCGTCGATCTGTTCGGGTCTGGTCGCTCCGGCGATCACGCTGCTGGTTTCGGGGAAGGACAGCAGCCAACTGAAGGCCAGTTTCAGCAGCGTGTGACCCTGGGCCTGCGCGAAGGTCCGCAGGTTCTCGACGACCGTCCAGTTCTGCGGGGTCAGGTAGCGGTCCTGCGCGCCCTGGCTGCCCGTGATGCGTGCGCCGTCCGGGAGGGGTTGCCCGGCGTGGTACTTGCCGGTCAGGAGGCCGCTGGCGAGCGGGAAGTAGGGCAGCAGGCCCAGGTTCAGGTCGTGGGCGGCGGGGATCAGGTCGGTTTCGATGTCGCGGACCAGCAGGCTGTGTTCGTCCTGGCAGGACGTGAAGCGCGCCCAGCCGTGCTGGCGGGCCAGGGTGTCGGCGGCGCGCACGTCGGCGGCGGGCATGTTGCTCACGCCGACGGCCCGCACGAGCCCCTGCTGCACGAGGTCGTTCAGGGTGCCCAGGGTGTCCTCGATGGGCGTGTGCGGGTCCGGGGTGTGCAGCTGGTACAGGTCCAGGTAGTCCGTGCCGAGGCGGCGCAGGCTGGCCTCCAGCGCCCGGCGGATGTACTCAGGACGGGCGCCCTGCTGGCCGTCGCCCATGTCCATGCCGAACTTGCTGGCCAGGACGATGTTCCGGCGTTCCGGGCCGAGGGCGCGGCCCAGCATCTCCTCGCTGCCGCCCCGGTTGCCGTAGATGTCGGCCGTGTCGAACAGCGTGATGCCCGCATCGAGCGCGCGGCGCACGACGGCGGTGGTGGCGGTCTGATCGAGGCGACCGCCGAAGTTGTTGCAGCCCAGGCCGACCGCCGAGACGCTCAGTCCGCTGTGCCCGAGGGTCCTGTGTGCGGGGGTGCTGCTGCCTGCCGCCTGGGTGCCTGCTTCCGGGTTGTTCATGCGGGCAGGGTAATGCACCCGCCTGCGCCGATCGTGAACGTCCCTGCACCCTCCGGTGGACGCCACGCCCGGCCCGCATGCGGCACACTGGACGCATGACCCGACCCGACCGGTTCCGTCCCGCGCGCCCGCCTTCCCGCGTGGGTCAGCCCGCCCGCATGGGTCAGCCCGGCCCGGCGGCGGCCCTGACGGCGGCGCTCGTGGCGGGCATCTGGGGGCAGGAGGTGGCCGATCAGCTGCTGTTCGGCGGGTCGCTGGACCGTTACGGCATCCTCCCGCGTGACACGGGCGCGTTCTGGAACATCCTGACCGCCCCGTTCCTGCACGCGGGCTTCGGGCACCTGATGGCGAACACGGTGCCGCTGGCGGTGCTGGCGTTCATGGGAGCCGTGCGCGGCGTGACCCGTTTCCTGACCGCCACGCTGATCATCGTGCTGGTGGGGGGCGCGCTGGTGTGGCTGTTCGGGCGGGGCGGCAGCGTGCACCTGGGCGCCAGCGAACTGGTGTTCGGGTTCCTGGCGTACCTGCTGGGCGTGGGCTGGTGGGAGCGCACGCCGGTCGCCATCGGCGTGGCGGTCGCGGCGTTCGCGCTGTACGGGGGCATCCTGTGGGGCGTGCTGCCCGGCAACCCGTACGTGTCGTGGGAGGCGCACCTGTTCGGGTTCCTGGCGGGCCTGCTGGCGGCGGCGCTGCTGCACGGGCGGCGGCCCCGCCGGGCGGCAGGTCAGAACGGCGTGCCGTTCCGTTGAAGCTGGCGGGCTACCTGCCGCAGTAACCGGGTCTGCTCGGGCCAGAACAGGTCCGGCACCTGCCCGCCCAGCAGGGGATGCCATTCCAGCCGGTAGCCCGGCTCCAGCGGGGGCAGGGCCTCCTGCTGGGTGCTGATGCCCAGGTAGTAGCGGGTGACCTGCCACTTCGTGCGGGCGTAGTTCAGGCGTTCCAGGGTCGCCAGTTCGCGGAGGATCTGCACGCCCTCCAGTCCGGCCTCCTCGCGCAGTTCGCGGTGCAGGGCGTCCAGGTGGGCTTCGCCGATTTCCAGGCCACCCTTGGGCAGTTGCGGGTAGGGGCCGGGTTCCACGACCACCGCGACCTGCCAGCCGCCGGGCGCAC
The DNA window shown above is from Deinococcus sp. LM3 and carries:
- a CDS encoding aldo/keto reductase, with product MNNPEAGTQAAGSSTPAHRTLGHSGLSVSAVGLGCNNFGGRLDQTATTAVVRRALDAGITLFDTADIYGNRGGSEEMLGRALGPERRNIVLASKFGMDMGDGQQGARPEYIRRALEASLRRLGTDYLDLYQLHTPDPHTPIEDTLGTLNDLVQQGLVRAVGVSNMPAADVRAADTLARQHGWARFTSCQDEHSLLVRDIETDLIPAAHDLNLGLLPYFPLASGLLTGKYHAGQPLPDGARITGSQGAQDRYLTPQNWTVVENLRTFAQAQGHTLLKLAFSWLLSFPETSSVIAGATRPEQIDENVAAASWTLSADERAEVDRITRG
- a CDS encoding rhomboid family intramembrane serine protease; translation: MGQPGPAAALTAALVAGIWGQEVADQLLFGGSLDRYGILPRDTGAFWNILTAPFLHAGFGHLMANTVPLAVLAFMGAVRGVTRFLTATLIIVLVGGALVWLFGRGGSVHLGASELVFGFLAYLLGVGWWERTPVAIGVAVAAFALYGGILWGVLPGNPYVSWEAHLFGFLAGLLAAALLHGRRPRRAAGQNGVPFR
- a CDS encoding NUDIX domain-containing protein, whose amino-acid sequence is MNAHGPLPPPDATHYCRPDGVPDRPSVGGVILRAPGPDAATLEGAPGGWQVAVVVEPGPYPQLPKGGLEIGEAHLDALHRELREEAGLEGVQILRELATLERLNYARTKWQVTRYYLGISTQQEALPPLEPGYRLEWHPLLGGQVPDLFWPEQTRLLRQVARQLQRNGTPF